The following coding sequences are from one Gadus macrocephalus chromosome 3, ASM3116895v1 window:
- the LOC132453688 gene encoding uncharacterized protein LOC132453688: MSHITNLLLYLATFFKCHVIENETRPQAKCAMWFDQKAGRVTASNIRAACHTDPDKPAVSLLKKLCYPVAYKDPNNNTPHSLRWGTEHEGTAVEEYTKTMESHHTNLTVRKGGLVINPQYPWLGASPDGILTCDCHEMGVLEVKAPSSLDNSTLGEKSKQDSTFCLKEVGGKLFLKRDHQYFYQVQTQIHLTQASYCDFAVWGPGKGGNGEMHIERILPDTDFFESMCEKVSKFVKKCVIPELVAKVFTAPILTSHDKKTSEGKGCYCGVPVLHNEDRLECKSGICKRQLIHRSCLKFDTTHLKISSWKCSDCIREIAKEKRDNKKQNNLNKV, from the exons ATGTCACATATCACTAACTTGCTACTCTACCTTGCTACCTTTTTCAAGTGCCATGTCATAGAAAATGAGACAAGACCACAGGCAAAATGTGCCATGTGGTTTGACCAGAAGGCAGGAAGGGTGACTGCGTCAAACATCCGAGCAGCCTGCCACACGGACCCAGACAAACCAGCTGTTTCCCTGCTGAAGAAACTGTGCTATCCAGTGGCCTACAAGGacccaaacaacaacacaccacactCTCTCAG aTGGGGCACTGAACACGAGGGAACGGCAGTTGAGGAGTACACCAAAACAATGGAGAGCCACCACACCAACCTCACTGTCAGGAAGGGAGGCCTGGTCATCAACCCTCAATATCCATGGTTAGGGGCATCCCCAGACGGCatattaacatgtgactgcCATGAAATGGGTGTGTTGGAAGTAAAGGCACCCAGCAGTCTTGATAATAGCACATTGGGGGAGAAAAGTAAACAGGACAGCACGTTCTGTCTCAAAGAGGTTGGCGGTAAACTTTTCTTAAAGAGGGACCATCAGTACTTCTATCAGGTGCAGACACAAATTCATCTGACACAAGCAAGCTACTGTGACTTTGCTGTCTGGGGACCGGGGAAAGGAGGGAATGGGGAAATGCACATTGAGAGGATTCTGCCCGATACTGACTTTTTTGAGTCCATGTGTGAAAAGGTTAGCAAATTTGTGAAGAAATGTGTCATCCCAGAGCTTGTAGCAAAGGTGTTCACAGCTCCTATTCTAACATCACATGACAAAAAAACATCTGAAGGCAAGGGCTGTTACTGTGGGGTCCCTGTACTGCACAATGAAGACAGACTTGAGTGTAAGTCAGGAATCTGTAAAAGACAACTCATTCATAGAAGTTGCTTAAAGTTTGACACCACCCATTTAAAAATATCAAGTTGGAAATGCAGTGACTGTATACGTGAAATAGCTAAAGAGAAGAGGGATaacaaaaaacagaacaatCTGAACAAAGTGTAA
- the LOC132453766 gene encoding uncharacterized protein LOC132453766: MEAKWQSMVNHVQDIHEHDSPGFPSCAHLPLEGEARNKQWLEPGSTVAIKLESVTTRTALLKDVRQLSPQHQTFSLEAFHSLILHFAPKHTGFSFLGMYSRLLLAALHYNHNGSREVARTHDGEVQYGVRYPRFRKGGWVVRPVKEKPSYAYASALMESLIEAYSRSPRSLQESSADLSSSAPAPLSTSFQMISKDEAVGLYLARHTRFNTGN; the protein is encoded by the exons ATGGAGGCCAAGTGGCAAAGCATGGTGAACCATGTTCAGGACATCCATGAACATGACAGTCCTGGATTTCCCTCCTGTGCACATCTCCCTTTGGAGGGAGAAGCAAGGAACAAGCAGTGGCTGGAACCAG GATCAACTGTAGCTATTAAGTTGGAGAGTGTCACTACAAGAACAGCATTGTTGAAGGATGTTCGGCAGTTGTCCCCACAGCATCAGACCTTTTCCCTGGAGGCCTTTCACTCGCTTATCCTCCACTTTGCACCTAAGCACACTGGCTTCTCCTTCCTTGGGATGTACAGCAG GCTTCTCTTGGCAGCCCTGCATTACAACCACAATGGAAGTCGAGAGGTTGCACGAACACATGACGGCGAGGTTCAATATGGAGTTCGTTACCCAAGGTTCCGCAAAGGAGGCTGGGTCGTCCGCCCTGTCAAGGAGAAGCCATCGTACG cTTATGCATCTGCCCTTATGGAGTCTCTGATTGAGGCCTACTCCAGGTCACCAAGGAGTCTACAAGAGAGCTCAGCTGACTTGTCCTCCTCTGCACCTgcccccctttccacatccttCCAGATGATCAGCAAGGATGAGGCTGTTGGCTTGTATCTTGCACGACACACACGTTTTAACACAGGAAATTAG
- the LOC132453768 gene encoding uncharacterized protein LOC132453768: protein MPDSCCAIGCTNRRGDKPGLCFYRIPSEKENPERRRLWICALRRASVPGENKQWQPSKYTRLCSEHFIKGAKCDDPLSPDWVPSIFSHIPATKKRKREKDMERYEQHSRMKNKRVEEKKKKDAVDVLLDLSSVPDAGPAPPAVDEQQCDNKPCKEKIARLQRECNDLREENRKLKEIIKSGTFDELAFEKDDEKVKAMTGIPSYSKLQVVLTFVFSFLQTGTNLSPFQQILLTLMRLKMNLPLSLLGYMFKISIPTASRTFRSTIEVLNARLAPALLFWPNREELQLSMPMIFRQVFRKCACIIDCFEIFIERPRNLRARAQTYSKYKHHHTMKYLIGITPQGTVSFISKGWGGRTSDKHLTERSGFLDHLNPGDVILADRGFDVADSVGLYNAELKIPAFTRGKKQLGPVELESTRGLASVRIHVERVIGEARNRYTILQSTIGIQMCEAEHPEGLTPLDKIVSVCCALTNLAPSIIPLG from the exons ATGCCAGATAGTTGTTGTGCAATTGGCTGCACAAATCGACGAGGAGACAAGCCTGGGTTGTGCTTTTACAGAATCCCGTCTGAGAAAGAAaacccagagaggaggaggttgtggatATGTGCCTTGAGACGTGCCTCCGTCCCTGGGGAAAACAAACAATGGCAACCATCCAAGTACACACGTCTTTGTAGCGAACATTTCATCAAAG GTGCCAAATGTGACGACCCTTTGTCCCCTGACTGGGTTCCATCCATCTTCTCACACATTCCAGCCACCAAGAAGAGGAAAAGGGAGAAAGACATGGAAAGGTATGAGCAGCACAGCAGAATGAAGAacaagagggtggaggagaaaaagaagaaagatgCAGTGGATGTCCTCCTTGACCTGTCATCAGTACCAGATGCTGGACCTGCGCCACCTGCTGTGGATGAACAACAGTGTGACAACAAGCCATGCAAGGAAAAGATTGCAAGATTACAAAGGGAGTGTAATGACCTCAGAGAGGAAAACCGTAAACTGAAAGAAATTATTAAATCAGGAACATTTGATGAACTGGCTTTTGAAAAAGATGATGAAAAAGTGAAGGCAATGACTGGAATCCCCTCATATTCAAAGTTACAAGTAGTTTTAACATTTGTGTTTTCATTTCTGCAGACTGGTACAAACCTCTCTCCCTTCCAACAAATTCTGTTAACTCTTATGAGGCTGAAAATGAACCTTCCCCTGTCATTGCTTGGTTATATGTTTAAGATCTCAATTCCCACTGCCAGCAGAACATTTAGAAGCACCATTGAAGTGCTGAATGCAAGACTTGCTCCAGCACTTTTGTTTTGGCCAAATCGAGAGGAGCTTCAGTTGTCAATGCCTATGATATTTAGACAGGTTTTTCGTAAATGTGCTTGTATTATTGACTGCTTTGAAATTTTTATTGAAAGGCCTAGAAACCTAAGAGCACGAGCACAGACATACTCAAAATACAAACATCACCATACCATGAAATATCTAATTGGCATTACACCACAAGGAACAGTTTCTTTTATATCAAAAGGATGGGGTGGGAGAACATCAGACAAACACTTGACTGAAAGAAGTGGATTTTTGGATCACCTCAACCCAGGTGATGTCATACTAGCTGATAGAGGGTTTGATGTGGCAGACTCAGTTGGTCTGTACAATGCTGAGCTTAAGATCCCAGCTTTCACTAGAGGCAAAAAGCAGTTGGGTCCAGTGGAATTAGAGTCCACACGAGGACTTGCATCAGTTAGGATACATGTGGAAAGAGTTATCGGTGAGGCAAGGAATCGGTACACCATACTTCAAAGTACAATTGGGATTCAAATGTGTGAAGCTGAGCATCCTGAAGGTCTTACACCTCTAGATAAAATAGTCAGTGTGTGCTGTGCACTGACAAATTTGGCTCCTTCAATTATTCCTTTGGGTTGA